Part of the Deltaproteobacteria bacterium genome, CGGCGACACGGTGGCCAAAATGGTGGCCCCCGTTTACGGCAAGCCCGGCTCGGCGGGATACCGGAAGGGCCTTGCGGAATTCCGCCGGGCTAATCCGCATATTTCGGACGTGAACAGGATATTTCCCGGAGACGTGGTGAGGATTCCGCAGTCGAAGCCGGAAAAGGGAGAGCCGGAGAAGCCGGTTCCTTCCGCCACATCCAGGCCCCTGGCCCCCAAAAGCGAGCCTCCCGCCGAAAACCCCAAAAGCCTTGCGGCAAAGGCCGCTCCGGCCCAGGTGACTGCGACCCAGGCCAGGGCCGAGGCCGCGCCCCTTACCTCGCCGGTGGCGGCGGGGAAGGCCGAACCTCAGCCCGCCCCCAGTCCCGCGCCGCCTCCTGTTCCGTCGCTGGCTCCCGCCCTTGGGGCGGCAGAGCCCGCGCCGCCCGGTCTCGGTAAGCTGTCCCCGGCCCTGGGCTCCGCCGATTCTGCTCCGCCGACGCTTTCCCGGCTGTCCCCGGCCCTTGAAGCCGCCGATCCTGCGCCTCCGTCGTTATCCCGGCTCTCCGGCCTGCCTGAGAAGGCCGAAAAGCCTGCTCCGGCCAAGGCTGCCGCCGAGGCCCCCAGGTCCGCGCCGGTGGTTCCAGCGCCTGCGCCAGCGGCCAAGCCTGACGCGCCTCCAAGGGCCGCAGCCAAGGCCCCGGCTGAGACGCTTCCACCGTCCCGTCCTTCTCCGCCTCAGGTGCCGTCGCTGGCTCCCGCCCTTGGGGCGGCGGAGCCCGCGCCCCCGGTTCTCGGCAAGCTGTCCCCGGCCCTGGGCTCCGCCGATTCGGCCCCGCCGGAGCTTTCCCGGCTGTCCCCGGCGCTCGGAACCGCCGAGCCTGCGCCTCCGTCGTTATCCCGGCTCTCCGGCCTGCCTGAGAAAGCCGCAACTCCGATTTCCGCCAAGGCAGCTGTCGAGGCCCCCAAGCCCGCGCCGGTGGCCTCAGCGCCTGCCGTAAAGGCGAGCCCGCCCCCGAAAGCCGCGCCCAGGGAAAAGGCGTCGCAGCTTCCACCGTCCCGCAGAGCGCCACCGGTTCTCGGTCGTCTGTCCCCGGCCCTCGGCTCCGCCGATTCGGCTCCGCCGACGCTGGCCCGTCTGTCCCCGGCGCTCGGAACCGCCGATCCCGCGCCGCCGTCGCTTTCCCGGCTCTCCGGTCTGCCGGAGGAGGCCGAAAGGCCCTCGCCCGTTCCTGGCGCGACCCAGGCCCAGAAGCCAGCGTCAGCAGTTTCCGGGCAGTCTGCGGCGGTGAAGCCCGCATCGGTTCCAAAAGCCGCGCCCAGGGCCGTGATTCCGCCCCAGGCGACCCGCGAGCCCGTCGCAGTTCAGGCTCGCCCGGCGCAGGCTCCGGTTCAGCCGACCCCGGGGGGCGGGGCAGGGTCGGCCAAAAAGCCGGTCCAGCCGCCTCCTGCGGTGAAGCCCCCGGAACCCGTGAAGCCTCCTCCGGCCCCGCCAAAACCCGCGCCCGCCAAAAAGCCGGAGCTGGTGGCCGGGCAGGGCAAGGCCCGCCACCCGGAACTTGCGGGACTTCTGAAGCCCCTTGGCGTCACTTTCCTGGATTCCGGGGAATACCGGTTTCCGGGGCCGGGGGACGCCGAGTTCAGGCTGGACCTTGGCCGTAACCCTGTAGCCGAGCTTCCGGGAGGCAAAAGGCTGGTGCTCTGCCGGGGCGAGGCCCTTTCCGCCTCCGAGCGCACGGCGGTTCTTTCCCACTGGCGCAACGCCGGAATCGTCACCCTGGGCGGAAACGCCACGGCCAAGGCTATTTTTGGGGCGGTGCTGGAAGGGGCGGAGATCGACTCGTTAAAGGAAACGGTTTTTTCCGACGGCGGGGCCACGGTCACGGTGAGGGGGGATTTCGTGATTCCCCTGGGCCGGGGAGCCGGTTTCGAGGTCATCACCTGGCTTTCCCCGCCCTCGGCCCGCACCCGCCCGGCATTCGTGAAATACCTGGAAAGCCGGAAATACCACGTCCGGGAAACCGGGGTTCCTGCGGTAAGGTCAGGGGACTCCAAGGGCGGGCGTTCCGGGACCTCGGTGGTTTTTTCCGAGGGCGAAAGGCGTGAGCTGGCGGCCAGCCTGCTTCCAGCAGCGGGGGTGCGCTACGCCAAAGACGTTCCGGTCTCCTTTTCCTATGCCGGTTTCGACGTCACCATAAACGCGGACATGGCCAAGTGCGCCGACGGCAAGGAATACATTCTGGACTACGGCTCAATTTACGGGGACACTGAAAAGGAACTGGCCCGGATGGGCCTTTCGGTGATTTCCCTGGGAAAGCAGGGCAGCCTGGATTCCATGATGGAGGCCCTGTGGAGGAACCTTGCCCTGGAATACCGCAGAAACCCGGTTTTTTCAGCGGCGGACAGGAGCCGGGAGCCTGTTTCGACCCTTGCCGTGTCCGGGCATTTCGCGGTTCTTCCGGGCGGCGCGTCCGTACTGGTCACCCGGTTCGATCCGTCCAAAGCCCTGGACGAATTCCTGAAAGACAAGGGGGTTACGGTTTTCGTGGTGACATCGTCAGGGCTTTAGAGCTTATCCATTTCGGGCCTTGCCGGTCCGGCGAGCCGCAAAATGCCACATGTATTTCCCATGCAGAAACGGAGTCGAGCAAAAATGGAAAAATCCTTACCTGTAAAAACGTCCTTCATCCCCATCGGGGTTCTTGTTCTTGCGGCCTTGCTCATGGCGAGCCTCGCCCCGGCCTTCGCGGGCCAGCCCACCGGAGTGGAAAAAGAGCAGGCCCTGGTTCTGCGAAGGCTGGCCGAGGCCTTCATGTCCGAGGGCCGGTACCGTCAGGCCCTGAGCGAGCTTCAGAAAAGCCAGAAAATAGACGACACCAACGCGGAACTCCATTTCGATCTGGGCACGGTTTACCTTTGCCTTTCCCAGCCGGACAAGGCTGTCGCCTCTTTCAAACGCGCCCTTGCCATAAATCCCGACTATTCGGTGGCGAAAAACAGCCTTGGAGCGTCCCTCATGGCCGTGGGCCGCTACGACGAGGCCATACCGGTCCTGGAGGATTTGAGCGAAAACCTGATCTACGCAACCCCTCAGTTTCCTCTCCTGAACCTGGGCTTCATATATTTCAACAAGAAACAGTACGACAAGGCCCTTGCTTACTACAAAAGGGCCACCGAGGCGTCCCCCGGTTTCGCCCAGGCCTGGCGCGGCCTTGGCCGGGTTTACGCGGTCACCGGGCGTTTGGCCGAATCCCTGGAAGCCTATGAAAAGGCCGTGCAGGCGGCCCCGTATTTCGCCCTTGCCTTTCTTGAAATGGGCGATGTGCATGAAACAGCCGGTCACGGCGAGGAGGCTGTTTCGGCGTGGAAGCGGGCCCTGGAACTTTCCCAGGGGACGGACCTTGCCGGGGATGTGAAAAAACGCCTTTCCAGGTACGCGGTTCCCTGACGATAACATACGGAAAAAGCGCTGAAAACCTGTAGGCGGCTTGCGATGAACCCAGGCTCGCGGCGGGGAGAGGAACGGCTGCGTCCAAAAAATGTGAAATATTTCACTAATCCGGTATGAAACACCTAATTGCCCTCTTTTACTCATCCCTGTAGATTGGGCTTGAATGGCTCTTAGTGTACTTAAAAAGGTTCTTGCGCCAAGAGCACAAAGGCCTTATTATGGAGTAAAGGGGAAAAATCCCCCAAGGCCGATATTCAGGAGCGGACAATGGCAAAACCGGAAACCACAGGCTCCGTCTCTTTCGCAGGAAGGCGCGACGGAGGCTTCACCATTATCGAGTTGATAATGGTGATGGCCATGATGATCATTCTGGCCACGATCAGCTTTGCGGGAATACGCCAGGTCATCCCGCGCTGGCGGCTGAACAACGCCGCGCGAACGGTCAGGGCCGACCTTCTGGACGCCAAGAGCCGCGCCGCCCGCGACATGCGCGAGGTGCGGGTCCGCTTCGCCACAGCAGACAATTACCTCATAGAGCGGGGCAATGCCAGGGCGGCCTCCACTGCATGGGTTCCGGCCGTCACCAGGGGCGAGATAGCGTCCAGGAACTTTTCCGTGGATTACGCCGGCGTGTCAACGGTGATGGCGTCCACCGAAAGCCCGGTGATTTTCAGGCCCAACGGAACCATCGACCCGGCAAACGGCAACATTTCCATAACCATCACCAACGGCGAGCAGCAGCGGGCCCTGGAAGTGTCAATGTCCGGGCGAATAAGGATACTCTGAAATGAAGCGCTTCTCCATATATAAGGGCCGTGACAAAGGCGTCACCATGGTGGAGCTTCTGATCTACATCGCCCTCATGGGCATCACCTCCACAGCCCTTTACTCGGTGCTCATAGGCAACATAAAGGCCCATGACTCCATAGAGACCACCTTGGTCATGAACCAGGACGTTCGCGGGGCCATGAACCTCATGGTGCGCGAGATTCGGCAGGCGGGCCTAAGCCCCAAGGAGATCGCCGGAATCGGTTTTCAGCAGGACGCGGACGACCGCTTCGACACCGACGCCAACTCCTTTCACTTCACGGCGGACATCAACAACAACGCCGCCATCGGCGGGTCGGGCGAGGACGTCTGCTATTACATCGAAAACGATCCGGGAACGAACTCCGACGCCCTGTGGCGGCGCACCGACTACGGCAACGCCGGGGCCCTGACCCCCCAGATGGTTATTCCCTACGTCACCAACTGGCAGGTGCAGTACCTGGCCCAGGACGGCGCTACCGCAGTTGCCGCGCCGAACGGAACCAACGTATTTTTCGTGGATATAACGCTTCAGGCCCAGACCAGCAAAAACGATGCCCTTACCGGCAACGTGAAGACCCAGACCATGCAAACCCGCGTGAGGGTGAGAAATGCAGGCCTTTGATTCCATAAAGCGATTCGCCCGCAGAAGCCGTGGCGCTGACGGAGGATTCTCCCTGGTGGAGGTCCTCATAGCCATGTCCATACTCTCGGTGGGCCTTCTGGCCCTTGCCCAGATGCAGATTACGGCAATGCAGATGAACCGGGCCAATTTGAACCGTGC contains:
- a CDS encoding GspH/FimT family pseudopilin; translation: MAKPETTGSVSFAGRRDGGFTIIELIMVMAMMIILATISFAGIRQVIPRWRLNNAARTVRADLLDAKSRAARDMREVRVRFATADNYLIERGNARAASTAWVPAVTRGEIASRNFSVDYAGVSTVMASTESPVIFRPNGTIDPANGNISITITNGEQQRALEVSMSGRIRIL
- a CDS encoding tetratricopeptide repeat protein, encoding MEKSLPVKTSFIPIGVLVLAALLMASLAPAFAGQPTGVEKEQALVLRRLAEAFMSEGRYRQALSELQKSQKIDDTNAELHFDLGTVYLCLSQPDKAVASFKRALAINPDYSVAKNSLGASLMAVGRYDEAIPVLEDLSENLIYATPQFPLLNLGFIYFNKKQYDKALAYYKRATEASPGFAQAWRGLGRVYAVTGRLAESLEAYEKAVQAAPYFALAFLEMGDVHETAGHGEEAVSAWKRALELSQGTDLAGDVKKRLSRYAVP
- a CDS encoding LysM peptidoglycan-binding domain-containing protein, translating into MTNSFQKPPGTSPRPSSWEKGRDKRRALPPSFPGDPAVKAELRHKGGVRALLPPKGFFRFLGPTALALVFFLALQSLPFNAARAMTYRRFSLYKEGGVEVLCDTYTVAPGDFVLEIMRLKGQIAYREFREFMAIFRRLNPHVTELSRIYPGQTIVVPLKKAPVGTFSADAKGFVTLPFASVSGAGEPSQPPPREAARAVKVRRGDSVSSMIAGRFGPVGSEGYRKGVDRFRELNPSVTDLNFIYAGEVVFFPGGEEQAAGSDAGLDASEPAVEGPDEGEGATATVKPGDTVAKMVAPVYGKPGSAGYRKGLAEFRRANPHISDVNRIFPGDVVRIPQSKPEKGEPEKPVPSATSRPLAPKSEPPAENPKSLAAKAAPAQVTATQARAEAAPLTSPVAAGKAEPQPAPSPAPPPVPSLAPALGAAEPAPPGLGKLSPALGSADSAPPTLSRLSPALEAADPAPPSLSRLSGLPEKAEKPAPAKAAAEAPRSAPVVPAPAPAAKPDAPPRAAAKAPAETLPPSRPSPPQVPSLAPALGAAEPAPPVLGKLSPALGSADSAPPELSRLSPALGTAEPAPPSLSRLSGLPEKAATPISAKAAVEAPKPAPVASAPAVKASPPPKAAPREKASQLPPSRRAPPVLGRLSPALGSADSAPPTLARLSPALGTADPAPPSLSRLSGLPEEAERPSPVPGATQAQKPASAVSGQSAAVKPASVPKAAPRAVIPPQATREPVAVQARPAQAPVQPTPGGGAGSAKKPVQPPPAVKPPEPVKPPPAPPKPAPAKKPELVAGQGKARHPELAGLLKPLGVTFLDSGEYRFPGPGDAEFRLDLGRNPVAELPGGKRLVLCRGEALSASERTAVLSHWRNAGIVTLGGNATAKAIFGAVLEGAEIDSLKETVFSDGGATVTVRGDFVIPLGRGAGFEVITWLSPPSARTRPAFVKYLESRKYHVRETGVPAVRSGDSKGGRSGTSVVFSEGERRELAASLLPAAGVRYAKDVPVSFSYAGFDVTINADMAKCADGKEYILDYGSIYGDTEKELARMGLSVISLGKQGSLDSMMEALWRNLALEYRRNPVFSAADRSREPVSTLAVSGHFAVLPGGASVLVTRFDPSKALDEFLKDKGVTVFVVTSSGL
- a CDS encoding prepilin-type N-terminal cleavage/methylation domain-containing protein produces the protein MKRFSIYKGRDKGVTMVELLIYIALMGITSTALYSVLIGNIKAHDSIETTLVMNQDVRGAMNLMVREIRQAGLSPKEIAGIGFQQDADDRFDTDANSFHFTADINNNAAIGGSGEDVCYYIENDPGTNSDALWRRTDYGNAGALTPQMVIPYVTNWQVQYLAQDGATAVAAPNGTNVFFVDITLQAQTSKNDALTGNVKTQTMQTRVRVRNAGL